The following coding sequences are from one Daphnia pulex isolate KAP4 chromosome 11, ASM2113471v1 window:
- the LOC124207569 gene encoding uncharacterized protein LOC124207569 isoform X2 has protein sequence MITPTVTTVPAPAMTVRASTSSVSKSNRLVQEDADILDVLDEENSEFAETDDDCDDIGGDLVIDDREAVENKEKDPHDEEDERHEWDIFDQTFPLMDILDERFTSENVYVLPPHRRCACHTLNLICKCDIYKNMEPSLKNLFESTDKKFKAIWAKQNRSAKVSDNIRKRLGKLFIINNETRWNSYYNAMKRGKHFINKKRSELKALFEVYGIQYFRPAEEELVREYVKIMKPMSEALDVLQADVKVSIGYLLPTLTILIQKLKMLLDDRTIKHCKSLIRVMLSSINTRFQDCFENQELILAAILHPHFKNKWISEEDKEAKTQLLMNAFKSHKQDPVPVNATIGKE, from the exons ATGATTACCCCCACTGTAACTACAGTACCTGCACCAGCCATGACTGTTCGGGCAAGCACATCTAGTGTTAGTAAATCTAATCGACTG GTTCAAGAAGATGCTGATATTTTGGATGTGCTTGACGAGGAAAATTCTGAATTTGCCGAAACAGACGACGATTGCGATGATATCGGTGGTGACCTTGTGATTGACGACCGAGAGGCGGtcgaaaataaagaaaaggaccCTCATGATGAGGAAGATGAACGCCACGAATGGGATATATTTGACCAAACTTTTCCTTTGATGGACATTTTAGATGAACGTTTCACATCTGAGAACGTCTACGTCTTGCCACCACATCGACGCTGTGCATGTCACACGTTGAACCTTATCTGCAAATGCGATATTTATAAGAACATGGAACCTTCTTTGAAGAATCTTTTCGAATCAACAGATAAGAAATTCAAGGCAATATGGGCCAAACAAAATCGAAGCGCCAAAGTCTCTGATAATATCCGCAAGCGCCTCGGCAAACTATTTATCATAAATAATGAGACCAGGTGGAATTCTTACTACAATGCCATGAAACGAGGCAAACATTTCATCAACAAGAAGCGTTCCGAGCTTAAAGCTCTTTTTGAAGTCTATGGTATTCAGTATTTTCGTCCAGCTGAAGAAGAACTGGTGCGTGAATACGTGAAGATAATGAAACCTATGTCAGAAGCTCTGGATGTCCTTCAAGCGGATGTGAAGGTTTCGATCGGATATCTCTTGCCAACGCTGACTATCCTTATTCAAAAACTGAAGATGCTGCTTGACGATAGGACGATTAAGCATTGCAAATCCCTCATCAGAGTAATGCTTTCATCAATAAACACTCGCTTCCAAGACTGTTTTGAGAACCAGGAATTAATCTTAGCAGCCATTTTGCATCCTCacttcaaaaacaaatggatTTCGGAGGAAGATAAGGAGGCGAAAACACAGCTACTAATGAATGCCTTTAAGTCACACAAACAAGATCCAGTCCCAGTGAACG CAACAATAGGAAAAGAGTAG
- the LOC124207569 gene encoding zinc finger BED domain-containing protein 4-like isoform X1: MITPTVTTVPAPAMTVRASTSSVSKSNRLVQEDADILDVLDEENSEFAETDDDCDDIGGDLVIDDREAVENKEKDPHDEEDERHEWDIFDQTFPLMDILDERFTSENVYVLPPHRRCACHTLNLICKCDIYKNMEPSLKNLFESTDKKFKAIWAKQNRSAKVSDNIRKRLGKLFIINNETRWNSYYNAMKRGKHFINKKRSELKALFEVYGIQYFRPAEEELVREYVKIMKPMSEALDVLQADVKVSIGYLLPTLTILIQKLKMLLDDRTIKHCKSLIRVMLSSINTRFQDCFENQELILAAILHPHFKNKWISEEDKEAKTQLLMNAFKSHKQDPVPVNGTPESNNRKRVATEDASESQDSDFSPRRKKKKKDFFKALFNPVDADVYNEVDLFLSDTSTKLSSLKKYPTLKQLFLKYNAALPSSASVERLFSIAGRIFVPLRNGLSDQNFEKLLFLKANKHF, from the exons ATGATTACCCCCACTGTAACTACAGTACCTGCACCAGCCATGACTGTTCGGGCAAGCACATCTAGTGTTAGTAAATCTAATCGACTG GTTCAAGAAGATGCTGATATTTTGGATGTGCTTGACGAGGAAAATTCTGAATTTGCCGAAACAGACGACGATTGCGATGATATCGGTGGTGACCTTGTGATTGACGACCGAGAGGCGGtcgaaaataaagaaaaggaccCTCATGATGAGGAAGATGAACGCCACGAATGGGATATATTTGACCAAACTTTTCCTTTGATGGACATTTTAGATGAACGTTTCACATCTGAGAACGTCTACGTCTTGCCACCACATCGACGCTGTGCATGTCACACGTTGAACCTTATCTGCAAATGCGATATTTATAAGAACATGGAACCTTCTTTGAAGAATCTTTTCGAATCAACAGATAAGAAATTCAAGGCAATATGGGCCAAACAAAATCGAAGCGCCAAAGTCTCTGATAATATCCGCAAGCGCCTCGGCAAACTATTTATCATAAATAATGAGACCAGGTGGAATTCTTACTACAATGCCATGAAACGAGGCAAACATTTCATCAACAAGAAGCGTTCCGAGCTTAAAGCTCTTTTTGAAGTCTATGGTATTCAGTATTTTCGTCCAGCTGAAGAAGAACTGGTGCGTGAATACGTGAAGATAATGAAACCTATGTCAGAAGCTCTGGATGTCCTTCAAGCGGATGTGAAGGTTTCGATCGGATATCTCTTGCCAACGCTGACTATCCTTATTCAAAAACTGAAGATGCTGCTTGACGATAGGACGATTAAGCATTGCAAATCCCTCATCAGAGTAATGCTTTCATCAATAAACACTCGCTTCCAAGACTGTTTTGAGAACCAGGAATTAATCTTAGCAGCCATTTTGCATCCTCacttcaaaaacaaatggatTTCGGAGGAAGATAAGGAGGCGAAAACACAGCTACTAATGAATGCCTTTAAGTCACACAAACAAGATCCAGTCCCAGTGAACGGTACGCCAGAGAG CAACAATAGGAAAAGAGTAGCAACAGAAGATGCCAGTGAATCTCAAGACAGCGACTTCAGcccaagaaggaaaaaaaagaaaaaggatttctTTAAGGCATTGTTTAATCCAGTTGATGCTGATGTGTATAATGAAgttgatctttttttatcgGATACTTCAACAAAACTTTCAAGTCTGAAGAAATATCCGACTTTAAAACAGCTTTTTCTGAAATACAACGCAGCACTTCCATCCTCCGCATCTGTGGAACGTTTGTTCAGCATTGCTGGAAGGATCTTTGTACCGCTGAGAAATGGGTTGTCagatcaaaattttgaaaaacttttgtttctgaAAGCCAATAAacatttctaa